The following are encoded together in the Weissella soli genome:
- a CDS encoding phospho-sugar mutase has product MTWQENYQIWADRTDLPAYLAENLASLTDDKQKEDAFYTPLSFGTAGMRGILGAGINRMNIYTVRQATEGLARLMDGLDDAVKDRGVAISYDSRHFSQEFAYEAAAVLGAHGIKAYVFESLRPTPELSFTVRHLNAYAGIMITASHNPSAYNGYKIYGEDGGQMPPKESDIITDSIRQADMFAVAVADVEALQADGLLVVIGKEVDDAYLAEVKKISINQALIDTVGKDMKLVYSPLHGAGALITGQALKNAGFEQVVMVPEQAVPNGDFPTVKLPNPEDPEALSMGIALAKAEDADVVIAVDPDADRMGLAVRQPSGEYALLTGNQIGAVLVNYILTAKQDAGTLPTNGAIVKSIVSSEFATTIAKDFGIETVNVLTGFKYIAEQIQHYEDTNEHTFLFGFEESYGYLVQSFARDKDSVQATVLMAEVAAYYKSLGKTVYDGVQELFEKYGYFVENTKSLTFAGVDGADKIAALMTKFRAKTPADFGGVSVVKVEDFATQIEIDVATHAESALTLPKANVIKYWLADGSWVAVRPSGTEPKIKFYVGTKGATAQAADEELAAIKATIDTLIAD; this is encoded by the coding sequence ATGACTTGGCAAGAAAATTATCAAATTTGGGCTGATCGTACCGATTTGCCAGCCTATTTAGCAGAAAACTTGGCATCACTAACTGATGACAAGCAGAAAGAAGATGCGTTCTATACCCCTTTGAGTTTTGGTACTGCGGGGATGCGTGGGATTCTAGGGGCGGGTATTAACCGCATGAATATCTATACAGTCCGGCAAGCTACTGAAGGCTTAGCCCGGTTGATGGATGGCTTAGATGATGCGGTAAAGGATCGTGGGGTTGCTATTTCGTACGATTCACGTCATTTTTCACAAGAATTTGCGTATGAAGCCGCCGCTGTTTTGGGCGCACACGGTATTAAGGCCTATGTCTTTGAGTCATTGCGTCCAACGCCAGAGTTGTCATTTACTGTTCGTCATTTAAATGCCTATGCTGGTATCATGATTACCGCTTCGCATAATCCAAGTGCGTACAATGGTTACAAGATTTACGGTGAAGATGGTGGGCAAATGCCACCAAAGGAATCAGATATTATCACCGACTCGATTCGGCAAGCCGATATGTTTGCAGTTGCAGTTGCTGATGTTGAAGCGTTGCAAGCCGATGGGTTATTGGTTGTTATTGGTAAGGAAGTTGATGATGCTTACCTAGCTGAGGTCAAGAAAATCTCAATCAACCAAGCGTTGATTGATACCGTTGGTAAAGATATGAAGTTGGTGTACTCACCACTTCATGGGGCGGGGGCTTTGATTACGGGCCAAGCATTGAAGAATGCCGGCTTTGAGCAAGTTGTCATGGTTCCTGAACAAGCTGTGCCAAATGGTGATTTCCCAACTGTTAAGTTGCCAAATCCTGAGGATCCAGAAGCCTTATCAATGGGCATTGCTTTGGCGAAGGCTGAGGATGCCGACGTGGTCATTGCGGTTGACCCAGATGCTGATCGGATGGGCTTGGCGGTGCGGCAACCATCTGGTGAGTATGCCTTGCTAACAGGTAACCAAATTGGCGCCGTGCTCGTTAATTATATTTTGACGGCCAAGCAAGATGCGGGCACTTTGCCCACCAATGGTGCGATTGTCAAGTCAATCGTGTCATCTGAATTTGCGACGACGATCGCCAAAGATTTTGGCATCGAAACGGTGAACGTGTTGACTGGGTTCAAGTATATTGCTGAACAGATTCAACACTATGAAGATACCAATGAACACACTTTCTTGTTTGGTTTTGAAGAGTCTTATGGCTATTTGGTCCAATCATTTGCCCGCGACAAGGATTCCGTCCAAGCAACGGTCTTGATGGCGGAAGTCGCTGCTTATTACAAGTCTTTGGGCAAGACCGTCTATGACGGTGTGCAAGAATTGTTTGAGAAGTATGGTTACTTCGTTGAAAATACCAAGTCATTGACCTTTGCTGGTGTGGACGGAGCTGATAAGATTGCCGCGTTAATGACCAAGTTCCGGGCGAAGACACCGGCCGACTTTGGTGGGGTATCAGTCGTGAAAGTTGAAGACTTTGCCACCCAGATTGAAATTGATGTCGCAACTCATGCTGAATCAGCGTTGACTTTGCCAAAAGCTAACGTGATTAAGTACTGGCTGGCTGATGGTTCATGGGTGGCAGTACGTCCTTCAGGAACTGAACCAAAGATTAAGTTCTATGTAGGGACAAAG
- a CDS encoding GNAT family N-acetyltransferase, producing MIRLANLNDLSRLVDIYYQSVEKGGITADWATPDVPVAYLNNLSTHINNPQYPLYVIEDEAKNIIGYSYLAPTRQRAGWKNTVEITYYFDLNHVGRGLGSKMLAFIIDEATRLGYRSLLATIHAKNEASAALLKKFKFDQWGFYPEVVYNAHLDQWFDIGIFGRKLN from the coding sequence ATGATTCGTTTAGCAAACCTAAATGATCTATCGCGTCTAGTAGATATCTACTATCAAAGTGTCGAAAAAGGCGGTATCACAGCTGATTGGGCAACACCTGATGTTCCTGTGGCTTATCTGAATAATTTAAGTACACATATTAATAATCCGCAATATCCTCTCTATGTCATTGAAGATGAGGCCAAAAATATCATCGGCTATTCTTACCTTGCCCCAACCCGGCAACGTGCCGGTTGGAAAAATACCGTTGAAATCACCTACTACTTTGATTTAAATCATGTTGGTCGTGGTTTAGGTTCAAAAATGCTGGCATTCATTATTGATGAAGCTACCCGGTTGGGTTATCGTAGTCTATTGGCCACGATTCATGCCAAAAACGAAGCCAGCGCGGCACTTTTGAAGAAATTCAAATTTGATCAATGGGGATTTTACCCCGAGGTAGTCTACAATGCCCACCTTGATCAATGGTTCGATATTGGTATTTTTGGGCGAAAATTAAATTAA
- a CDS encoding ABC transporter permease has translation MTHDILLVARQTYRVRVKTFGFWALVLSPLFVPLIGLLVGWIVSTGGSDKTPNLAIVAQPTLYQTLKKADLIKAKLSAVDTVDTAKRQLKQTKIDGYLRQTNQGYQLVTSADTAVMFNETKIQSALTQIELGKTAQQLKLTAADISRLQTPARLTVKAQSNKGAATGGKLKNTANYVIASAIGIFIFIILSVYVGLIAQEIANEKSSRIMEILLATTSTRVQYYGKILGIFSLLITQIMIYIIGFIGMLIGFKDNAVVKQIKPILVGIDMQFLIFSSLMFIVGVVGYLFVATIFASLVNEQSQVQQATQPVIYLAMVGYIMSFAVSSAPTNIILKGLSFVPFISPTLMPSRFAVEYAQPWEAWLSLSLEVLAVIVIAKFGEKLYAKNVLSYSDDRIIKQFWRNLRRKL, from the coding sequence ATGACGCACGACATTTTATTGGTCGCCCGGCAAACATATCGGGTGCGGGTTAAAACATTTGGTTTTTGGGCACTGGTGTTATCACCATTGTTTGTGCCATTAATTGGCCTATTAGTGGGTTGGATTGTATCGACGGGTGGTAGCGATAAGACACCCAACTTAGCCATTGTTGCTCAACCAACTTTATATCAGACTCTGAAAAAAGCTGATTTGATCAAAGCAAAACTTTCAGCGGTTGATACCGTAGATACTGCCAAGCGTCAATTGAAACAAACAAAAATTGACGGTTATTTGAGGCAGACCAACCAAGGCTACCAATTAGTCACCAGTGCTGATACTGCGGTGATGTTTAATGAAACCAAAATACAAAGTGCACTGACTCAGATTGAATTAGGTAAAACGGCGCAACAATTAAAGCTAACGGCTGCGGATATCAGCCGATTACAGACACCAGCCCGGCTGACAGTAAAAGCACAATCTAATAAGGGCGCGGCAACAGGAGGTAAACTCAAAAACACGGCTAATTATGTCATTGCGAGTGCAATTGGCATCTTTATTTTCATTATTTTAAGTGTTTATGTTGGTTTGATTGCCCAAGAAATTGCCAATGAAAAATCCAGTCGCATTATGGAAATATTGTTGGCAACCACCTCAACTCGCGTCCAGTATTATGGTAAAATTCTCGGCATTTTCAGTCTCTTAATAACACAAATAATGATTTACATCATTGGGTTTATTGGCATGTTGATTGGTTTCAAAGACAATGCGGTGGTGAAGCAAATAAAACCCATTTTGGTGGGAATTGATATGCAATTTCTCATTTTTTCTAGTTTAATGTTTATTGTTGGCGTGGTTGGCTACCTGTTTGTTGCCACTATATTTGCCAGTCTGGTCAATGAGCAATCCCAGGTGCAACAAGCGACGCAACCAGTTATTTACTTGGCTATGGTGGGATATATTATGAGTTTTGCTGTTTCGAGTGCACCCACGAATATTATTCTTAAGGGATTGAGTTTTGTCCCATTCATTAGTCCTACTTTGATGCCCAGTCGGTTTGCGGTGGAATATGCACAACCATGGGAAGCTTGGCTCTCATTATCGTTAGAGGTGCTTGCTGTCATCGTGATAGCAAAGTTTGGCGAAAAGCTTTATGCCAAAAATGTGTTGAGCTACTCGGATGATCGTATTATCAAGCAATTCTGGCGTAACCTGCGCCGAAAATTATAA
- a CDS encoding ABC transporter ATP-binding protein yields MTLEINQVSKKFGTKVAVSELSMTVKAGEIMGLIGQNGAGKTTTFRMILDFIQPDSGQITWNGRLIGPTMQKRIGFLPEERGLYQKWTVEEQILYFAELHGMKRADVRVQLQNWMQRLEVVGKVTDKVQSLSKGNAQKIQFIATLIHEPEFLILDEPFTGLDPVNTQVLMSEIKQLKRKGAAIIFSSHNMSGVEALSDNLTMLKQGKPILQGGVQTIRDSFGKTEIYVETNENLNDIEGVLKIEPQGAGWLITVTDEAVGRTIFTRVSQSGYVQAFVQAPPTLDEIFRQEATL; encoded by the coding sequence ATGACGTTGGAAATTAATCAAGTATCCAAAAAATTTGGTACAAAAGTAGCGGTCAGCGAGTTAAGCATGACTGTGAAAGCGGGCGAAATTATGGGTTTGATTGGCCAAAATGGTGCTGGGAAAACAACCACCTTTCGGATGATCTTGGATTTTATTCAACCAGATAGTGGGCAAATAACTTGGAATGGGCGATTAATTGGACCGACCATGCAAAAACGCATTGGTTTTTTGCCTGAGGAACGAGGGCTTTATCAGAAGTGGACTGTTGAGGAACAAATTCTTTATTTTGCAGAATTACATGGAATGAAACGCGCAGACGTTCGGGTGCAGTTACAGAATTGGATGCAACGGTTAGAGGTAGTTGGCAAAGTCACTGATAAAGTACAGAGTCTTTCAAAGGGCAATGCCCAGAAAATTCAATTTATTGCGACGTTGATTCACGAACCAGAATTTTTAATATTAGATGAACCTTTTACAGGATTGGACCCAGTGAATACGCAGGTTTTGATGAGTGAAATTAAGCAATTGAAACGCAAGGGCGCAGCGATCATCTTTTCAAGTCACAACATGAGTGGGGTGGAAGCACTCTCGGATAATCTCACGATGTTAAAACAAGGAAAGCCTATTCTACAAGGTGGCGTACAGACAATTCGCGATAGTTTTGGTAAAACAGAGATCTATGTTGAAACTAATGAGAATCTAAACGATATTGAGGGTGTGTTAAAGATTGAACCACAGGGTGCTGGTTGGTTAATCACTGTCACTGACGAAGCAGTCGGTCGCACTATTTTCACCCGTGTCTCTCAATCGGGGTATGTACAGGCATTTGTGCAGGCTCCGCCAACGCTTGATGAAATTTTTCGTCAGGAGGCAACCCTATGA